The genomic DNA CAAAGAGACAGTGATTTAAGAGTTGAACCAAGTGGCCAAGCCAAAGAATCCTTCCCTTGTGAAGCCCACCTGAaaccaaagcagaaaatgtgAACAAATCCACCTGAACTCCTTTCTAAAGTCTCTTTGCAGTTTGGCATTTGCTCCAATCCgagccacagctcccttgctttCCTCAGggtgaggaaaagcttttttttccttaagagcTTCTCCACTAATTTCTTATGTCTTTAAGACTCTCCAAAGCCTTTATTAGGgtctgttctttgttttttttaaattctcaaaCCCACATGATTTGTACCAAGGGACTGCTGCAGAGCATTGCCAAACCAAGGCTTCATTGATTTCATTGACTCgctgttaaaagaaaaaaaagagtagaaAGGACCATAAATCAGCTCCTGTAGTCCTCAGATTGACAGGAATGTGTTTTTCCCTTCCAAATGCCTCTCTGTAACTGCTAAGACTAGAAATGTCATTAAGAAGAGAAAACATTCAGGAAAAGCTGTACCAAGGGTTTCAAGACGGGCAGTAAAATCCTGGCTGTGGTCACACTGGGTATGAGCAGCTCTccttcccaggagctggggaatgcagtgcctgcccatgggaggaGCACTCACAGACCCCACACACCCTCCCTGAGCGATTTGGAACCAGCTCTTCCTCCAGCACACAGTGGGCAAAGCTCACCCCGTTTTCAGTGTGATTTTGGCCGTGCATACgtcataattttaaatacacagCCATGTGAGATAAAATGTCAGCTGCTGGATAAGTCCCATCACTTCCCCTTGCAATGACTGcccaaaaaggaaaacaagagtcACCATAACTGCTGTGAATCTCAGTGCGTTTAGAATCTCAGGTGCTAGAACAAAGGAAACTGAAAGGATCATTTCTTACTGCCCGAGCTCCTGGCCTTCCTCCCATTGTGTGATTCCTTTTTAGTCTCAGACAACTGGAAAAACAGGGAAGAGGATGTAATTTTTCACTGGATGCCCCAGCTGTCAGCCAGTGCAGATGTGCAATCTGCCTTGAGTGCCTTCAGAACACAAAGCATAGCCAAGAGGAGAATCTCTTCCCCAGCCTTTAGGGGACAGGAGCTCACCGAGTTTTGGTAGTTACAGCATTATAAAAACACAATTATTCAAcccaaaagaaaattattttgctgaacTTAAACTACTGGATGAATCTGTCCCACAGCAGAGGTACCTTGAGCCACGCTATGACAGAGAAGTTCAGCTGGGAAATGTTCTCCCATGGGTCCAGCCAAGATGAAATTTGGTAACATTGCCAAACATGAATGAAAGCACAGATATTAAATCACAGAAAGCCAATGGAAAGTCTGCTTAGACATCACCAATAAAAGAATACCTGTACCTGTCTCTTTGTTTCTAGCCCCTGGACTTCGAGGCAGTGTCAGAGTACAGGTTCAGCATCGAGGCCACGGACCCCACGGTGAACCTGCGGCACTTCAAGCCCGGCAATCCCCGCAGCATCGCCAGCGTCGTCATCGAGGTTACGGACGTGGACGAGCCCCCCGTGTTCAGGAGGCTCCCCTACGAGTTCAAGGTGAGGGAGAACCACGCAGAGGTGAAAACTCTCGGCTCGGTCCACGCCGAGGACCCCGACGCAGCTAAACGGAAAATCAGGTGAGACAACGCCAGCTTTGGCAATTCTGTTTGAAAGTGCAGAATCCATCCATAGCACCAAGAATTTCACAAAGAACCCAGACTTTGGCCCTATATTTTTAGAATCTGCCtgccaaacaaaacaaaaggtaatccaatttaatttttccagcactgcagccatggATATATATGCTCACCAAAAGCTGAACATAAATTTCATCTACCCATGTCATTACCACATGGACTTACTGATAAAACATTTGCAcgtttagggaaaaaaatataaacttggatatttttacattattataatttattggtttttttttttattgtaagaGCTCTCTCAATCATGTGtttagagaagaaaatagaCTTCTGAAAGAGCAAAGTACCATAATATGGAAACTCTTCCCACAGATGTATTTCACTGTCACAGCTTGCATAGTTTTAGGGCAATATTCTCAGCCCTCCTGGTCAAGATATTAATGCAATTTGTCACACAAGAAGCCTATGACCTTCCTCTgagaagaaatgaaatgaaacacaGTATTACCATCCATGCATTGACATATcttgttttaaacaaaatccAGATATATTCAGCGTAGAGCAAATCCTAATGGAGACTTCGTCAGGGTATCCAACAGCGGAGTTATTCAACTTCCCAAGCCTCTGGACAGAGAATTCAGCTCCTCATACAACATCACTGTGGCAGCTGTGGAGATCCTTGAAGATGGTAAGTGCCACCCGTTTCCCAGTTTGAAAGAAATCCGGGTACACCTTTCTAGGAGGGCTGTCAAGAAGGAAAGGCACAACCTGacaggctgttcctgctgaGCTAGGAATGAAAGGAGTGCTCCAAGGCTTGCATCATCATCTTCCCAATCAAACAAGTCCCTACAAATAGGTCAGAGATCATTTTAAGGTTTGACCCCTGGCTTTGCTCAGCTCCAGGGAGTGGGGCAGGCCAGTCCCAGCTTGGTTTGATATTTCACAATATAGACATGTTCTGTGCCAGAGAGCAATGCTCAGTCCATCAGCATGCAGTGGGAAGAATCAGGAAAGCCATAATCTACTGTCATTTCACTCCCAAAAAATCCTTGATGATTTAACCTCTACGAGAGGTTTTAGGAAAATATCTAAATCTCAGAGGGAAAGTTTCAGTTGTGATGGAGCTGGAAAATGTTCCTGATGTGTGAGGCACAGAAGGGGCAGGAGGTGtgggctgggggctccaggctgtgccctgctgtcgTTCCAGGCCGCCTGTCCGACAGAGAGTCGCACGCCCACGTCCATGTCATCGTGGATGATGTCAATGACAATGCTCCAGAGCTGGTGTCTCCTGAGGAGCCCCGAGTGTGTGAAAATGCTGCACCTGGGAAGGTGAGACAGGGAGAGCATTGCCCTGAAATCTGAATTACTGCTCAAATAAAATGTGTCTTTTAATACAAGTGAGTCTCAGTTCCCATGCGAAAACACCCGATTATTTCACTGATTTCCAAAACATCAGGAATAGCTCTTAAGGATATTGCACTGCTGGAATATTGACTTTTATCTGCTTGCACACATGGGCTGCgctgctcctctccccccaGGCTCTCACATCTGTGTATTGACAGCTGAGCCATGAAGGACAGTCAGGCTTTGCACAGCAGGAATCAGCAGCTCAGTTCCTTCACACAGATGCCTGAATGTGATACTGAGGAGGAAACCATTTCAAACTAGTAACAGAAACATTGCTGTATGGAACATTATCCTGCAGTCACAGAGTGCACAGATCTGCACATCCAAATTGTTACTACTTGGCACAATGTTGGTATTTTGGGTTTATGTGTTTGGCCTCAGACACATGTGTTCAGCCCATACTGTAATGTTTGTTTGATTAAGACACTTTGAGTCAAGATTTATGGGAGGTACTCCCCAGTTTAGTGTATTTAGGATGGAGAGGAGAACTGGAGGAACAAAGGGAAAGATCATGGGCTGAGATCAGAACagtttactggaaacagcagtgagataagaaaatgaacagtaatagcaaaaatataaataacagaaatatatatagaaaaaaacagagagcagagcaggcatACCACCAAACATGCTCCCTCCGGCTCAGCACCAGCATTATCCCACCCCTCCCTCCACCACACCTGCTCAGACAGAAGGAACCCCTTCTCCAGAAAGAGAGTCCCTTTGCTCTCCCAGAAATGACATGAGGTGCTCAAGAATAACCACTCTGCCCCCTCCCAgctactggaaaaaaaataactcttTGCTGGCCAGAACCAGGACACTGCCACTGCCTGAACTATCTGATAGAACACACAAGGTAGTAATTTCGCCTTTagtttaatttataaaatacttTTGGGATATAACCAGgcacattttttatattttatacatcTAATGTTCATCAGGTTGAAGATTTCAAAATCCAAGCATGTTCTTCAGGCATGGCAGTCTCAAAGGCATTCCAGGAATGACAGTCACATCTCAGAGTAGGCTGAGGACTTCAGAAGACACCATCTTAGACACTTCAACAAGCCATATGTCTTTAAAAATTAGGCTTTTTTCATGCTTTCATTGCACAAAATTTGAAGAGGCAAAACTGCTCTTTTTGAAGACCcacaaagaaaaatctgaaactgAAAAAACTTGAAGAGGGGTGTCCTGAGGTGTCTCTGTCCTGCTCCGAAACTGAAGGGTTACACaggacacagagcccagctcaaACACCCCACATGCTTTATCCCTGGAGGCAATGTACACTGAAAACTGTGACCTCTTCCATCCTTGCAGGTGATTGTCAGGATTTCAGCTGTTGACAAGGATGAAACATCTCCCAGAGGCTTCTTCAGATACTCGCTGGCCACAGAAGACAGCAACTTCTCCCTGATTGAGAACTACGGTAGAGTATCCCTGCAATGCCCTCCTCAGCTTGTTCCAGAGCAGgaccccagggctcagggaacAAAAGCTGCAGCGCTGACCTGTGGCTGGTTCAGCTGAGCTAAGTAACTCTTTATTTGTACTGAAAAAAACTATGTTTGGTGAAACCAAAGggtgacggtgttcacaggggttcttggatgagggaagagacaggaatgttgactccatgtttcagaaggcttgatttattattttatgatatatattaaattaaaactatactaaaagaatagaagaaaaggtttcattagaaggctagctaagctaagaatagaatcagcaagaatgataataaagcttctgtctcagagagtccgagccagctgactgtgattggccattaattagaaacaaccacatgagaccaatcacagatgcacctgttgcattccacagcagcagataatcattgtttacattttgttcctgaggcctctcagcttctcaggaggaaaaatcctaaagaaaagatttttcatgaaGAGATATCTGCGACACCAAAGTTTCACTGGGTTCCCAAAGGGCTGGCACTGTCTAAGGGGAAGAGGCTGACTGGGAACCTGTGAGGACAATCTGGTGGAGATTATCACCTGGTGGGATGTCCTTATTCTGGTGGAGATTATCACCTAATGGGATGTCCTTGCTTCTTCCAGACAACACCGCTAACATCACTGTCAAATACGGGCAGTTCAACCGGGAACTTGCCAAGTTCCACTACCTGCCCGTGCTCATCTCAGACAATGGTGACCCTGACCTCACCAGCACAAACACCCTGCTCATCAGTGTCTGCAAGTGCAATGAGAAAGGCAACTTCACCTTCTGTGAGGAGAGGGCAAAGCAGGTTGGCGTCAGCATACAAGCGCTGGTGGCAATTTTTATCTGCATCTTCACAATCATTGGTGAGTACCTGACTTTTGGAAtgttctctgcagcacagtgtgaggatgtcttgttctttttttagcTGAGATCTACAAAAGCTTTGTGGCTATGAAATGGTCACAAAGACAGAAATGCTGTACCTGTTTGATTCATCTCATGTGCTCTTCCTCTCTGGGCTGTTAGAACAGCTTCAGCTGCAAAGCTGCTCACTCCTCTAGACAGGCTATTGCACACATCTATAATATACTTGATTTACTGGTACCAGCCTCATACACAGCTATAAAACAGGAAATTTGGGCTGGAGCAATAACAACAGGTATTCCTGGTTCCTATGGCAGGAACTAGTCTGGAAACCCTTGAAGCAGCCCAGCAAACATAAATGCATTTGTAACAAATCAGCAGACCAGTACCTGCTTGCTGCATTTGAAATTTATCAGAGAAGGCTGAGCACCTTTTCCTTGCCTGAGAACTGGGCTGTTTTACAAGTTCCACATAAGCAGCATCTGATGCTTGGCATTAAGAGTTCAATTATTAATTCATTAAGTTGATTCAATGACCTTGTGACACCATGCACTTGTACTTGTGATTCCAGCTCAAGAGTCAGAGCTGGAATCACAAGTACAAGTCTGACAATCTCTGTCCGGACTGAACTCTTTGAACAAATccttaaacagaatttttaaaaataaatatatgttaaaaaaacactcaaaaaaaccccccaagaCTTCAGACTACATTACATATCATAAATGCAATTTGTCTTAGTGCCTTACTTGTCTATTCACTCGCGCTCATCCAAGTTTCCTTTGCAGTGATTGTGTTGCTGATCCTGCTGAGAAGGAGGCACAAGAAGGACCTGagcgggctggggaggagcgTGGCAGAGATCCACGAGCAGCTGGTGACCTACGACGAGGAGGGCGGCGGCGAGATGGACACCACCAGCTACGACGTGTCCGTGCTCAACTCCGTGCGCAAGAACGGCCTCAAGGCAGAGCCCGCTCCCTCTCCCTATGCTCAGGTCCAGAAACCTCCTGGGAGCATCccccctgcagctgggggcaTGGAGATGATGATTGAGGTGAAGAAGGATGAGGCTGACAACGACAGGGATCTGCTGCCCTACGACACCCTGCACATCTACGGCTACGAAGGCGCCGAGTCCATCGCGGAGTCGCTCAGCTCCCTGGGCTCGGGCTCCTCAGACTCAGACATTGACTATGACTTTCTCAATGACTGGGGACCCAGGTTCAAGATGTTAGCTGAGCTCTATGGATCAGAACCAAGCGAAGATTTTGTGTATTAAGCTCAAACTAGCCACGAGTTTTCTCCCTCCCGCTACAGACTGACACCAAGAGACTGCCAGTGGCCAAAGAGGAACTCACAGCTCTTCCCTCAAGGAGTTCAAACAGGCATGGAAAAAATCTGCAGCAGGgttaaaaacacacacagagatcaccTGTATTAACTTCCCCCAGCACTACTGTCCTCACTAACAATCATTTTTTGCCCCAAAATTCCTGCTCACTGATCTGCTCAAGCCTTCCAGAACACACCTGGAAGTGTGTTCTTCCCTTCCTCACCCTCTTTTCCCCACTTCTCCAGGTTTTGTCCCCAGTTTCTCCCTCAatcctctcctcctgtgctgtttCCATCCACATGCATCAAGGTCACCCTCCATTGGGAGAGAGGCTCAGTGCCATTGGGAATGGATGTTTCAGCCCCCCTGGATCTCCAGCTGGCTGCTTTGCCTGCCCCTCTTGCAACATCTTTATTGATATTCCACACTTATGCTCACCCAGCAGAAGAGAGGAGGAACATATGGTCTATCACTTAGTATTAGAAACTATTCCATCACTTTCAAAAAgaagcattatttttttccttatttcccttctattaattatttttgctttatagCCTTCCACTACATCTATGAGTTACTCAAGATAAAATTAGACAGGATTTTTAGACACACAATCTGGTTTCATCTGTCATTTTTAACAGCCTGATGACAATTTCATGTCTGGCATGCTAGAATTTGCTCTAGCTAGCAGcaaaattgttttttctctctgtaaatAGGATCTCAGTGTTACTCAATGGAACatgtcctgcagggcaggaaatGTGGAGATCAGGGGAATGTCAAGACTCCGAGACTGTAAATCTCTCTAGATGGAAATACAGGTCTCTCCAGATTTCTTAAGAGGTTGAATAGGGGGTTTATTCAGCATTATTAAAGCAATAGCATTTTTTCAGGGACAAAAAAAGAAGGGCCTCATTACTGTGAAActgttgtgctttttttctAAGCAGGTACTGTAAAAGGAGTTTTTTCCACCTAGGAAAATACTGTAGACTCCCATAGCCATAGCAGAATGCTACACACCCCCACACTGGGCTGCTTAAAAGCACCACAAGCTTAAGGCAGGTTTGGAGCTGCAGTCTCTGGAAAGGGACTGTGCTCACATTCCCACCTGTGCAGAGCCTCAGAATGACCAGAATGAAACTTCCCACACTGGAAGGGAAACATCCCAAACACCTTTTGGGAACAGCGGGTCCCTTGGGACCATGGCCTGTCTCTGgcttccagcagagcagagccctgttgCCTCCAACAGGAACAGAGCCCTGCTACACAGATCCTCCACTGGGCAGggtctgtgctggagctgtaTGTATTAGTTTAGTTGATTTGATTATTTAAATCTGGTAGCTAACCAAATAATactaaatctttttttttttttttttttttttcttaaacaagTATAGTGGAACCTTGCAAATTTGCTTTTTACTTGTTCACATCATTTCCAATTCATACTATTCACACTCCCTTCCCCCAAAATGTTTTCTGGGCAGGAAATAACAATGCACAATCATGGTCTCAcactgctcctcactgctgtaAAATGTCCAATGCAATACTTCTGGGACATTAATATAACATCAACAATGTTATCACTCAAATTTTCAAATATGAACTAAAGGAAAGCTGAGGAGAATTCTGTCCATTGGGCAAATCCGCCTTAGAACCtatcctttgtttttaaaaaagcatattttgGGGTGACAgccttggttttattttcaatgGGCTCATTCTGTTTTGCTTAATCCAGCCAGCAGTATGTGCTCTAGGGGTTCCACATATTTGTGTATTATAAAGAATGCTAACTAATAACACTTAGAGTTTAAGGGTTTTGTCAGTACCTGTGGTATTGGCTATCAGCAGGTAAAGTTAGTTAGGAAATTATTTAGTGAAGTAAGTCAAGAACTTTGGTAGGTATCAGCCAGATTCTATTACCTAGAATTGCTGGTTTTAAgcctgattttttaaaagttattttaaggAACACTGTATCCATTTCCAATGTATATGATGTTTGCACTGGACGGTTTCTTTTTATACTCCTGTACTGTattatgttggtttttttactACATAAAGCCAATCTCAACTTTGGATTTTCTGCGCATTAACGAGTCCCACTCAGCAGACAACATCAGGCTTTGTGCCACAGTGAGCCAGCCATGAAAACCCTGCAAGGGAGCCCAGCCCTCTCCCTGTCTGCAGCCCCAGACCGCAGCAGAACCTGAGCAGAACCTGTGCAGAACCAGAACCTGTACAGAACCTGTGCAGAGCCTGTGCAGAACCTGAACCTGTGCAGAACCTGAACCTGTGCAGAACCTGGGCAGAACCTGTACAGAACCTGAACCTGTGCAGAACCAGAACCTGTGCAGAACCTGAACCTGTGCAGAACCTGTGCAGAGCCTGAGCAGAACCTGTGCAGAACCTGTACAGAACCTGGGCAGAGCCTGAACCTGATCAGAACCTGGGCAGAACCTGTGCAGAACCTGTGCAGAACCTGAACCTGAGCAGAACCTGTGCAGAACCTGTACAGAAGATGTGCAGAACCTGAACCTGATCAGAACCTGGGCAGAACCTGAACCTGTGCAGAGCCTGAACCTGTGCAGAACCTGAACCTGTGCAGAACCTGAACAGAACCTGTGCAGAACCAGAACCTGATCAGAACCTGTGCAGAGCCTGAACAGAACACCCTGGGTACAGAACCTGTGCAGAACCTGAACCTGTGCAGAACCAGAACAGAACACCCTGGGGTACAGAACCCTCCAGCCTCCTCAGGACAGACACAACAAAACACATCAGCACCAGAAAATGAAATCAGCCCTAAATCTGCAGCTTtaggcagcacagctccccccCTTCTCTCTTTGCTGCTGCCAATGACTACCCCAGTATATTCCCAAGATTAATCTGGGGCTTTACAAAAGATCACATCCATTTTCCCCAGATATGGCACTTATAATTTACAGAGCCcagaataaagcaaaaaagTTCAATTCCTTCACTGCTAATTGCCATGAGCAAACACCAGATCAAACACACTTTAGCACAAGTTATATTAAAAACACAATAGATGTGCTAATTATCTTAtaatgaaatgcatttttccatAGAAAGAATTTGATTAAACAGCTACTTGCAACTTGTGGGAGAGAATCTCACAAAGGTTTTCATTATTCATTTAATTAATATGCACTTTAATCTCTTATCCCTAaaaatatatcataaattattattttattacattcaGATCCAGAAGTTCATGCCATTTaataaagggtttttttactCCCAGCCCACTGGAACTTTTTATGAAGCAATGTCTTGTGATGAGAATCCCTGATATGTATCAAAGCAGCAATGAAAAGGTGTTTGAATGTGAACACCTGGCACATCCCAGATAGGGCAGGTGAGCCAAAGTCCCCTTATCAAGgcaaagaggaaaggaaaggaaaaggaaaaggaaaaggaaaaggaaaaggaaaaggaaaaggaaaaggaaaaggaaaaggaaaaggaaaaggaaaaggaaaaggaaaaggaaaaggaaaaggaaaaggaaaaggaaaaggaaaaggaaaagaaaggaagaaaacaattctgtgatttattgTCCTATTGCAGTccagtgcagtgctgctgcaagAGCAAACCCAGTGAAAACAGAAGGATTGGTTACCAGAGGAAAATCAAATCATCATTTCTGAGCTCCTTTTCTTCAAGTGCATTCTTCCTTTCAGCCCCGAGGGCttgggacagccccaggagggcCTTGCACAGGAATTGTCACAGGAATTGTCACAGGAATTGTCAGGGACAGCCTGCAAAGCCTCACTGCTTTGTGGAGCTGAGGGTTCAGGTACAGACCTACCTCtatacatttattttacttctttttacTCCCTAGCATATGTCACATGCAGGGAAAATGCTCCAGTGGCAGTAAATATCTGCCAATATACGGTGATGTACTCTCTTATTTGGCTAGAACTAGTTACATTTATTATATTTCAGGTGGAGTTAGGACTAATATAAATAATCACCATGCTTTCTGACCtattctccctttttttcttctttttttttttaaataaatgtttcaaGTTTGAGagaataagaaataaaactctTCACAAACTATCTGGAATGAAATACATCACCAAGGTGATATCTTCCTCATTGAAATCTTCCCATTTCACAATCTTAGTGTACCACAAGTCATGAAGTCCTACCAGGAAATGAATAAGAGTCTGATCAGATCACAGTGTAAGATTTAGGCTGAATCTTGTCCATAGAGAAAAAccacaacagaaaacaaaacagcaaagacATTCTTTCAGGCTGAAtcagaaaataaggaaaatataaCAATAccagaaaaatgcttttatgaGCAATAAACATGCACAGATCTTTGCTGACCTCTCTCACCTTCCTGACTTTGTTCCTGCCTGACCTAACGGAAAAGGGAAAACCAGCAGTTCCTTCTACTTACCCCAGTGAGGAGCTGTCCCACCTGCTTCCCCTCTAGGCTCTCTCAATTCACCCGGTTAACCCCTTCATCAACGCCACAATCCgtcagaaatctctgcaactctttaattcctctttaaaaaaggaaagctgtggGTGCGGGCACCAGAAcaaagcaggacagagctcctgggcagacacACCAGCAAACACAACCCAGAGAGGTTTGCCAAGAGGTCAGGGACGGCTGGGCTGCACATGGCCCCAGGAGCCCAAAGCCTGGCCTGCaatgctgctccagagctgagcATTCCCACACGGATGAGAGCCTGAAACACAAACTGCTCTGCGCTGCATAAAGAGCCTGAaaccattcccagctccagcactcaAAAATGGCTTTTCTAAACAGCTGTCCAGGCTTCCCTCTTCCCCCTGAAATTCAGAGCAAACCTGaagaatcccaaaatcccaaaggcCTGAGATGCACTTGGTGTGTCCCGCAGCACTGATGTGTGGAATCCCCGGCACTTCGGGGAACCTGAGCCTTGTCCCTGCTCTCAGCACCGGGAGACTGCCCTCGGACCCGGGACACGGCCCTTTATCCCGTGTCTCTGCTCCCGGGACACTGCTCTCTGTTCTTTATCCCTGCCCGCGCACACTGCCCTTTATtccctttatttccctttttccttttcctgtttcatcCCGACCCGATCCGCACAGAGCGGCTGCAGTGACCGCCGGCGGCCGCCAGGTGGAGCCCGAGGGCAGCGCTGGGCACGGCCGCGCTGGGGCCGCCCGATGGATCCACCATGGATTCCTGAGGGATTCCCCACGGATCCTCGTTAGATTCCCGATGGATCCACCATGGATTCCTGAGGGATTCCCCACGGATCCTCGTTAGATTCCCGATGGATCCACCATGGATTCCTGAGGGATTCCCCACGGATCCCCGTTAGATTCCCGATGGATCCACCATGGATTCCTGAGGGATTCCCCACGGATCCCCGTTAGATTCCCGATGGATCCACCATGGATTCCTGAGGGATTCCCCACGGATCCCCATTAGATTCCCGATGGATCCACCATGGATTCCTGAGGGATTCCCCACGGATCCTCGTTAGATTCCCGATGGATCCACCATGGATTCCTGAGGGATTCCCCACGGATCCTCGTTAGATTCCCGATGGATCCACCATGGATTCCTGAGGGATTCCCCAGGGATCCTCGTTCGATTCCCGATGGATCCACCATGGATTCCTGAGGGATTCCCCACGGATCCTCGTTAGATTCCCGATGGATCCACCATGGATTCCTGAGGGATTCCCCACGGATCCCCGTTAGATTCCCGATGGATCCACCATGGATTCCTGAGGGATTCCCCAGGGATCCTCGTTAGATTCCCGATGGATCCACCATGGATTCCTGAGGGATTCCCCACGGATCCTCGTTAGATTCCCGATGGATCCACCATGGATTCCTGAGGGATTCCCCACGGATCCCCGTTAGATTCCCGATGGATCCACCATGGATTCCTGAGGGATTCCCCACGGATCCCCGTTAGATTCCCGATGGATCCACCATGGATTCCTGAGGGATTCCCCACGGATCCCCGTTAGATTCCCGATGGATCCACCATGGATTCCTGAGGGATTCCCCGTGGATCCTCGTTCGATTCCCGATGGATCCACCATGGATTCCTGAGGGATTCCCCACGGATCCTCGTTAGATTCCCGATGGATCCACCATGGATTCCTGAGGGATTCCCCACGGATCCTCGTTAGATTCCCGATGGATCCACCATGGATTCCTGAGGGATTCCCCACGGATCCTCGTTAGATTCCCGATGGATCCACCATGGATTCCTGAGGGATTCCCCACGGATCCTCGTTAGATTCCCGATGGATCCACCATGGATTCCTGAGGGATTCCCCACGGATCCTCGTTAGATTCCCGATGGATCCACCATGGATTCCTGAGGGATTCCCCACGGATCCTCGTTAGATTCCCGATGGATCCACCATGGATTCCTGAGGGATTCCCCACGGATCCCCGTTAGATTCCCGATGGATCCACCATGGATTCCTGAGGGATTCCCCAGGGATCCTCGTTAGATTCCCGATGGATCCACCATGGATTCCTGAGGGATTCCCCACGGATCCTCGTTAGATTCCCGATGGATCCACCATGGATTCCTGAGGGATTCCCCACGGATCCTCGTTAGATTCCCGATGGATCCACCATGGATTCCTGAGGGATTCCCCACGGATCCCCGTTAGATTCCCGATGGATCCACCATGGATTCCTGAGGGATTCCCCACGGATCCTCGTTAGATTCCCGATGGATCCACCATGGATTCCTGAGGGATTCCCCACGGATCCTCGTTAGATTCCCGATGGATCCACCATGGATTCCTGAGGGATTCCCCACGGATCCCCGTTAGATTCCCGATGGATCCACCATGGATTCCTGAGGGATTCCCCAGGGATCCTCGTTAGA from Melospiza georgiana isolate bMelGeo1 chromosome 14, bMelGeo1.pri, whole genome shotgun sequence includes the following:
- the CDH5 gene encoding cadherin-5; translation: MSHLILLFSLFLAPAFADGRGQKSTQNLCSNDVSHKRQKRDWIWNQLHIQEELDTPLPHHVGKITSSVRNKNAKYIIEGEFANTIFKVEETSGDVYAFERLDREKKAEYELTALIIDRTNNRSLERPSRFIIKVYDINDNAPVFVHKVFNGSVPEMSPVGTSVTKVTAVDADDPTVSGHATVTYEVTTGGEYFTIDDSGVIYTKEPNLDRETKATYEIVVQAKDAPGFSGDSSTATVIIALSDINDNSPEFKLSSFHFKVPENVSVGGEVGRVKVEDIDEPQHRNTRYSFIQGEFRDTFDIVANPYTNEGIIRPKKPLDFEAVSEYRFSIEATDPTVNLRHFKPGNPRSIASVVIEVTDVDEPPVFRRLPYEFKVRENHAEVKTLGSVHAEDPDAAKRKIRYIQRRANPNGDFVRVSNSGVIQLPKPLDREFSSSYNITVAAVEILEDGRLSDRESHAHVHVIVDDVNDNAPELVSPEEPRVCENAAPGKVIVRISAVDKDETSPRGFFRYSLATEDSNFSLIENYDNTANITVKYGQFNRELAKFHYLPVLISDNGDPDLTSTNTLLISVCKCNEKGNFTFCEERAKQVGVSIQALVAIFICIFTIIVIVLLILLRRRHKKDLSGLGRSVAEIHEQLVTYDEEGGGEMDTTSYDVSVLNSVRKNGLKAEPAPSPYAQVQKPPGSIPPAAGGMEMMIEVKKDEADNDRDLLPYDTLHIYGYEGAESIAESLSSLGSGSSDSDIDYDFLNDWGPRFKMLAELYGSEPSEDFVY